Proteins encoded within one genomic window of Granulicella pectinivorans:
- a CDS encoding DJ-1/PfpI family protein yields MKLGIPVYEGVDLLDVMGPCEMFGWVDPSKGLEVILLSEHGHGVTSGNGIRFEVHGSFESAPNLDVLWVPGGALEALQRMLPHEHATYFEYLRRVSEKATWVCSVCEGALLLARAGLLKGHHATTHWAFVDCLAQFEGVHVDREHRRFVRSGNRLTCGGISAGLDGALELIKLLFDEKTAEGVQATTQYFPRPPVHGHLGKTPACMLHW; encoded by the coding sequence ATGAAGCTGGGAATACCAGTCTATGAAGGCGTCGATCTGTTGGACGTGATGGGACCGTGCGAGATGTTTGGCTGGGTCGATCCGTCCAAGGGGCTTGAGGTTATCCTGCTCTCGGAGCACGGGCATGGGGTGACCTCCGGCAATGGCATCCGCTTCGAGGTTCACGGCAGTTTTGAGAGTGCTCCAAACCTCGACGTACTCTGGGTGCCGGGCGGAGCGCTTGAAGCACTCCAGCGGATGCTGCCTCACGAACACGCAACGTACTTCGAGTATCTGCGTCGCGTGTCGGAGAAGGCGACCTGGGTGTGTTCCGTATGCGAGGGAGCTCTGCTTCTGGCGCGCGCGGGGCTGCTGAAGGGACACCATGCGACCACGCACTGGGCGTTTGTGGATTGCCTCGCGCAGTTTGAGGGCGTTCATGTCGATCGCGAACACCGGCGGTTCGTGCGGTCCGGCAATCGGCTTACCTGTGGCGGCATCTCGGCGGGCCTGGACGGCGCGCTCGAACTCATCAAGTTGCTGTTCGATGAGAAGACCGCCGAAGGCGTGCAGGCGACGACGCAATACTTCCCCAGGCCTCCTGTCCACGGCCATCTGGGAAAGACGCCTGCTTGCATGTTGCATTGGTAG
- a CDS encoding LysR family transcriptional regulator, producing the protein MYFDWLNTFLEVAREKSFSRAGEKLHVTQPSISAQIRSLETHLGHRLFDRGGRKVTLTASGRIFIPFAEESLLRFKHIQAALADQERTPRGTLTVSANDSTALYVLPLLITKFKKKYPRVVLNIVRAERSKTLAFVLDREVDFGIVSLPIKDPRLHVELIHEDRLVLVVPAAHPLTLLECVTLSDAAKHGFLVPKEGRRRELIDHLFVRNKTARRITMELDSSELLKRLIVAGLGISFMPRINVIDELNQGLVQIIDVKGVSIPRNLALISRNDMPLTRAGNAFFASATGSARDAAGSKKPVKTKA; encoded by the coding sequence ATGTACTTCGACTGGCTGAACACGTTCCTGGAAGTCGCGCGAGAGAAGAGCTTCTCGCGCGCCGGCGAGAAGCTGCACGTTACCCAGCCGTCGATCTCCGCACAGATCCGCTCGCTCGAAACCCACCTCGGGCATCGCCTCTTCGATCGCGGTGGGCGCAAGGTGACCCTCACCGCCTCCGGCAGAATCTTCATCCCCTTCGCCGAGGAATCGCTGCTCCGCTTCAAGCATATTCAGGCCGCACTGGCCGACCAGGAGCGCACGCCTCGAGGCACCCTGACCGTCAGCGCCAACGACTCTACCGCGCTCTACGTGCTGCCTCTGCTCATCACCAAGTTCAAGAAGAAATACCCGCGTGTCGTCCTCAATATCGTCCGTGCCGAACGCTCGAAGACACTCGCTTTCGTGCTCGACCGCGAGGTGGACTTCGGCATCGTGTCCCTGCCCATCAAGGATCCGCGCCTACACGTCGAACTGATCCACGAAGACAGGCTGGTGCTGGTTGTGCCCGCAGCGCACCCTCTTACGCTGCTCGAGTGCGTCACGCTCTCCGATGCCGCCAAGCATGGATTTCTGGTCCCCAAGGAAGGCCGTCGTCGCGAGTTGATCGATCACCTCTTCGTGCGCAACAAGACCGCCCGTCGCATCACCATGGAACTGGACTCCAGCGAACTCCTCAAACGGCTGATCGTCGCCGGGCTGGGCATCAGCTTCATGCCCAGGATCAACGTCATCGACGAGCTCAACCAGGGTCTCGTGCAGATCATCGACGTCAAGGGCGTCTCCATCCCGCGCAACCTGGCACTGATCTCTCGCAACGATATGCCGCTCACCCGCGCGGGCAACGCCTTCTTTGCCTCTGCCACAGGCAGCGCCCGAGACGCCGCAGGCTCGAAGAAGCCCGTCAAGACGAAGGCCTGA
- a CDS encoding c-type cytochrome codes for MKQSSRVAALVLAVTVLGLAGCKATPPGKAETKVADWTKHHVTVGGKKDVNPVKATEESIEDGKQLFNSYCMVCHGLDGQNTGVPFADTLSPRVPSLASPETQSYTDGQLKWIIKNGLYPSGMPPSDGEFSNDEMWRMVVYIRHLPPKGSLGVPPVYSGK; via the coding sequence ATGAAGCAGAGCAGTCGAGTCGCCGCACTTGTCCTCGCCGTTACCGTCCTTGGGCTTGCTGGATGCAAGGCCACTCCACCGGGCAAGGCGGAGACCAAAGTTGCCGATTGGACCAAACACCATGTCACCGTCGGCGGCAAGAAGGACGTCAATCCCGTGAAGGCGACCGAGGAGTCGATCGAAGACGGCAAGCAGCTCTTCAACTCCTACTGCATGGTCTGCCACGGCCTCGACGGGCAAAACACCGGCGTTCCCTTCGCCGATACACTCTCACCCCGAGTGCCCTCGCTCGCCAGCCCCGAGACCCAGTCCTACACCGACGGCCAGCTCAAGTGGATTATCAAGAACGGCCTTTATCCCTCCGGGATGCCCCCATCGGATGGCGAGTTCTCGAACGACGAGATGTGGCGCATGGTCGTGTACATCCGCCATCTGCCCCCCAAAGGAAGCCTGGGGGTTCCCCCCGTCTATAGCGGCAAGTAG
- a CDS encoding multicopper oxidase family protein: MSTFVRTVASLALLLIGSAAAQTPTPAARLQSFALKDPKGPCPYVPIDLEKPGVAMQPLKTPPALRSVGGVLQTDLTVKYTDPAKTKLADCGVKLRSFNGELVGPTIRLKPGDTLKLNLINALPKETAAEVARQYEDEATQAHLVTIPHSFNTTNMHYHGLHVSPSSHIVRAPGRKDELIASDDVLIAVMPGQTQKYEVAIPKNHPAGTFWYHPHAHGSTSIQVGSGMAGALIIDDDPATLPASLRDASDEQHEKILEFESILYNQDGEVTTIASFFPSPGIPTVKNCAAFGGPLPDQTSVGTWQCSNRRTTVNGQIVPIIHMRPGEVSRWRMIDTSFRESIELQLDDHTLHEIALDGIYTGKIDDWNEDTQPLDLEPGYRSDVLVKARPCNLQQHAASEASLLSHSDVRALLMAPNARAVAPTTCRYGLWNRAVSTNQSLRGSQQREALLAILEVDGDPENMTLPTAAEMAKMNPFPNVNLPAQLGQQGGPIGVQEVVFKLGADLRNPGGTPNCASNPGGCPTNYFQVNYMAYDPSHERKLLLGATEMWNITTVGDPANVPSGIPPLPHVFHIHVNPFQVSRSDPNGNPELVWKDTLLIPPAANVNVYTQYLDFTGAFVMHCHILDHEDLGMMEVENVVKDLATPMPDAMMMLEHDQMKH, encoded by the coding sequence ATGTCTACTTTCGTGAGAACTGTTGCTTCGCTTGCTCTGCTTTTGATTGGCAGTGCCGCTGCTCAAACTCCTACGCCGGCTGCCCGGCTCCAGAGCTTCGCCCTGAAGGATCCGAAGGGGCCTTGCCCGTATGTGCCCATCGATCTGGAAAAGCCTGGCGTTGCGATGCAGCCGTTGAAGACGCCACCTGCGCTGCGTTCCGTGGGCGGCGTTTTGCAGACGGATCTGACGGTGAAGTATACCGATCCGGCCAAGACGAAGCTGGCCGATTGCGGCGTGAAGCTGCGTTCGTTCAACGGAGAGCTGGTGGGGCCAACGATACGGCTGAAGCCGGGCGATACGTTGAAGCTCAACCTGATCAACGCGCTGCCGAAGGAGACAGCGGCGGAGGTCGCACGGCAGTATGAGGATGAGGCGACCCAGGCGCATCTCGTGACCATTCCGCACAGCTTCAATACCACCAACATGCACTATCACGGTCTGCATGTGTCGCCTTCGAGCCACATTGTCCGTGCTCCGGGACGCAAAGATGAACTGATTGCAAGCGACGATGTTTTGATCGCCGTCATGCCCGGACAGACGCAAAAGTATGAAGTGGCCATTCCGAAGAATCATCCGGCCGGGACGTTCTGGTATCACCCGCACGCGCATGGTTCTACCTCGATTCAGGTGGGCAGCGGTATGGCGGGCGCGTTGATCATCGATGACGATCCCGCGACTCTGCCTGCGTCATTGCGCGACGCGAGCGACGAGCAGCATGAGAAGATCCTCGAGTTCGAGAGCATTCTCTATAACCAGGATGGCGAAGTGACGACCATCGCTTCGTTCTTTCCATCGCCCGGTATCCCCACGGTCAAGAACTGCGCGGCGTTCGGTGGGCCTCTGCCCGACCAGACGTCGGTTGGCACGTGGCAGTGCTCGAATCGCAGGACGACGGTCAATGGCCAGATCGTTCCGATCATTCATATGCGACCGGGTGAGGTGTCGCGGTGGCGCATGATCGATACCAGCTTCCGCGAGTCGATCGAACTGCAACTGGACGACCATACACTGCATGAGATTGCGCTGGACGGTATCTACACCGGCAAGATCGACGACTGGAATGAGGATACGCAGCCGCTCGACCTTGAACCCGGCTATCGCAGCGACGTTCTTGTGAAGGCCAGACCCTGCAACCTGCAGCAGCACGCTGCCTCCGAGGCGTCGTTGCTGTCGCACAGCGATGTGCGTGCTCTGCTGATGGCTCCCAATGCGAGGGCGGTTGCTCCGACGACATGCCGCTATGGCCTGTGGAATCGTGCAGTCTCGACCAACCAGTCGCTGCGCGGTTCGCAGCAGCGTGAGGCTCTGCTTGCCATTCTCGAGGTGGATGGTGACCCGGAAAATATGACTCTGCCCACCGCCGCGGAGATGGCGAAGATGAATCCGTTTCCGAACGTAAATCTGCCGGCTCAGCTTGGTCAGCAGGGAGGACCGATCGGCGTGCAGGAGGTGGTCTTCAAGCTGGGTGCCGATCTGCGCAATCCGGGCGGTACTCCGAACTGCGCCTCGAACCCTGGAGGCTGCCCGACGAATTACTTTCAGGTGAACTACATGGCCTATGACCCGTCCCACGAGCGCAAGCTGCTGCTCGGCGCAACGGAGATGTGGAACATTACCACCGTTGGCGATCCAGCCAATGTGCCGAGCGGCATTCCACCGCTGCCGCACGTATTTCACATCCACGTCAATCCCTTCCAGGTCTCTCGCTCCGATCCCAACGGCAATCCTGAGTTGGTGTGGAAGGATACGCTGCTCATCCCTCCTGCCGCGAACGTGAATGTCTATACGCAGTACCTGGACTTCACCGGAGCGTTCGTCATGCACTGCCACATCCTGGATCACGAGGACCTCGGGATGATGGAGGTAGAAAACGTGGTGAAGGATCTGGCCACTCCGATGCCCGATGCCATGATGATGCTGGAGCATGATCAGATGAAGCACTGA